In Triticum aestivum cultivar Chinese Spring chromosome 5B, IWGSC CS RefSeq v2.1, whole genome shotgun sequence, the following proteins share a genomic window:
- the LOC123113799 gene encoding probable prolyl 4-hydroxylase 7, whose product MPTLLLAALALALALSHAAAEGGAGFYDPARVTQISWCPRAFLYSGFLSHAECDHLIKLAKGRLEKSMVADNESGKSVMSQVRTSSGTFLSKREDEIISGIEKRVAAWTFLPEENAESMQVLHYEVGQKYDAHFDYFSDKKNIKRGGHRVATVLMYLTDVKKGGETVFPIAEGRDLQHKDETWSECARHGLAVKPRKGDALLFFSLHVNATTDRSSLHASCPVVEGAKWSATKWIHVRSFDNPPDVMADTRCSDDNEQCPRWAALGECYKNAKYMVGTKDTLGSCRKSCGVCDA is encoded by the exons ATGCCGACGCTCCTCCTCGCCGCGCTCGCGCTCGCCCTGGCCCTCTCCCACGCCGCCGCCGAAGGAGGCGCCGGGTTCTACGACCCGGCGCGGGTCACCCAGATCTCCTGGTGCCCCAG GGCGTTCCTGTACAGCGGCTTCCTCTCGCACGCCGAGTGCGACCACCTCATCAAGCTG GCCAAGGGGAGGCTGGAGAAGTCGATGGTGGCGGACAACGAGTCCGGGAAGAGTGTCATGAGTCAGGTGCGCACAAGCTCCGGCACCTTCTTGTCCAAGCGCGAG GATGAAATTATCTCTGGAATTGAAAAGCGTGTAGCTGCTTGGACGTTTCTCCCTGAAG AAAATGCCGAGTCAATGCAGGTTCTGCATTATGAAGTTGGTCAGAAGTATGATGCCCACTTTGATTATTTTAGTGACAAAAAGAACATAAAGCGTGGTGGTCATCGGGTTGCCACTGTTCTTATGTACCTGACAGATGTGAAGAAGGGTGGAGAGACCGTGTTCCCAATTGCTGAG GGAAGAGATTTACAACATAAGGATGAAACGTGGTCGGAGTGCGCGAGACATGGCCTGGCAG TGAAGCCAAGAAAAGGCGATGCGCTACTGTTTTTCAGTCTCCACGTTAACGCGACAACAGATCGGAGCAGTCTTCACGCGAGCTGCCCAGTAGTCGAGGGCGCGAAGTGGTCTGCCACAAAGTGGATCCACGTCCGGTCATTCGACAACCCTCCAGATGTTATGGCGGACACACGGTGTTCTGATGACAATGAGCAATGCCCTAGATGGGCTGCTCTTGGGGAGTGTTACAAGAATGCAAAATACATGGTGGGCACGAAGGACACCCTCGGGTCTTGCCGCAAAAGTTGCGGGGTCTGCGATGCTTGA